The proteins below are encoded in one region of Leptotrichia sp. oral taxon 218:
- the miaB gene encoding tRNA (N6-isopentenyl adenosine(37)-C2)-methylthiotransferase MiaB, producing MEKRATVITYGCQMNVNESAKMTQMLKKMGYEMTEDIEHSDLVFLNTCTVREGAATKVYGKLGDLKRIKEEKDGHMIIGVTGCLAQEVRDEFIKRTPYVDLVLGNQNIGRIPDIIERIEKGEETHIVMVDDEDELPTRVDADFGDDIVASISITYGCNNYCTFCIVPYVRGMERSVPINEVVRDVEQYTKKGYKEILFLGQNVNSYGSDLADKSDNFAELLKRSAAVEGDFWIKYVSPHPKDFSDDVIDAIAKNSKIARMLHLPLQSGSTKILDAMNRGYTKEEYIKLAKKIKEKIPDIGLTTDIIVGFPGETDEDFQDTMDVVNEVGFENAYMFMYSKRTGTPAATMENQVDEKVKNERLQKLIRLQNMKAREESQKYLGQTIKVLVEGPSRKNPKMLTGRTSTHKVVLFKNNGKNLKGKFVNIKINDAKTWTLYGELVGE from the coding sequence GTGGAAAAAAGAGCAACTGTAATAACATACGGATGTCAAATGAATGTAAATGAAAGTGCAAAAATGACTCAGATGTTAAAAAAAATGGGTTATGAAATGACTGAGGATATTGAACATTCAGATTTGGTATTTCTTAATACTTGTACAGTAAGAGAAGGTGCTGCAACAAAAGTTTATGGGAAATTAGGGGATTTGAAAAGAATTAAAGAAGAAAAAGATGGACATATGATAATAGGTGTAACTGGATGTCTTGCACAAGAAGTGAGAGATGAATTTATAAAAAGAACACCTTATGTCGATTTGGTTTTGGGAAATCAGAATATTGGAAGAATTCCTGATATTATTGAAAGAATTGAAAAAGGTGAAGAAACTCATATAGTTATGGTTGACGATGAAGACGAACTTCCTACCAGAGTTGACGCTGATTTTGGAGATGACATAGTTGCATCAATTTCAATAACCTATGGATGTAATAATTACTGTACTTTTTGTATAGTTCCATATGTGCGTGGAATGGAGCGTTCTGTACCAATTAATGAAGTTGTAAGAGATGTTGAGCAATATACAAAAAAAGGTTATAAAGAAATATTGTTTTTGGGACAAAATGTAAATTCTTATGGAAGTGATTTGGCTGATAAAAGTGATAATTTTGCTGAGTTGCTAAAAAGAAGTGCCGCAGTTGAAGGAGATTTCTGGATAAAATATGTATCGCCGCATCCAAAAGACTTTAGTGATGATGTGATTGACGCAATAGCAAAAAATTCTAAAATAGCTAGAATGTTACACCTGCCGCTGCAATCTGGTTCAACAAAGATTTTAGATGCGATGAATCGTGGTTACACAAAAGAAGAATATATAAAACTTGCAAAAAAAATTAAAGAAAAAATACCTGATATTGGTTTGACAACAGATATTATCGTTGGATTTCCCGGAGAAACTGATGAAGATTTTCAAGATACAATGGATGTTGTAAATGAAGTTGGATTTGAAAATGCATATATGTTTATGTATTCTAAAAGAACTGGAACTCCGGCGGCTACAATGGAAAATCAAGTCGATGAAAAAGTTAAAAATGAAAGATTGCAAAAACTTATTAGACTTCAAAATATGAAAGCTAGAGAAGAAAGTCAAAAATACTTGGGACAAACGATAAAAGTTTTGGTTGAAGGACCTAGTCGAAAAAATCCTAAAATGCTAACTGGAAGAACTTCAACTCATAAAGTTGTTTTATTTAAAAATAATGGGAAAAATTTAAAAGGTAAATTTGTAAATATTAAAATTAATGACGCAAAAACTTGGACATTATATGGAGAGTTGGTGGGAGAATAA
- the fabG gene encoding 3-oxoacyl-ACP reductase FabG, whose protein sequence is MLNGKIALITGGSRGIGKEIALKYAENGATVISGDLIDPDYSHENITHIKLNVTDRENIKEVAKELKEKYGRLDILVNNAGITRDSLLQRMKESDWDLVVDINLKGVYNVMQGFVSLLLKSKASSVINMASVVGVDGNTGQTNYAATKGGVIAMAKTWAKEFGRKNLRANAIAPGFIKTDMTHVLPEKIVETVLANTPLRRMGDAQDVAEAALFLASDASKFITGQVLRIDGGLNL, encoded by the coding sequence GTGTTAAATGGAAAAATAGCTTTAATTACAGGTGGCTCAAGAGGAATTGGAAAAGAAATTGCATTAAAATATGCTGAAAATGGAGCAACTGTTATTTCTGGAGATTTAATTGATCCAGATTACAGCCACGAAAATATAACTCACATCAAATTAAATGTAACTGACAGAGAAAATATTAAAGAAGTTGCAAAAGAATTAAAAGAAAAATATGGAAGATTAGATATTTTAGTGAATAATGCTGGAATTACAAGAGATTCATTACTTCAAAGAATGAAAGAATCAGATTGGGATTTAGTTGTTGACATTAACTTAAAAGGTGTTTACAATGTAATGCAAGGATTTGTTTCGCTACTTTTAAAAAGTAAAGCTTCAAGTGTTATAAATATGGCTTCAGTAGTTGGAGTTGACGGAAATACAGGACAAACTAACTATGCGGCAACAAAAGGCGGAGTTATAGCAATGGCTAAAACTTGGGCTAAAGAATTTGGAAGAAAAAATTTGAGAGCAAATGCAATAGCACCTGGATTTATTAAAACTGATATGACTCATGTTTTACCTGAAAAAATCGTTGAAACTGTTTTAGCTAACACTCCATTGAGAAGAATGGGAGATGCACAAGATGTAGCAGAAGCAGCGTTATTCTTAGCAAGTGACGCTTCTAAATTTATAACTGGACAAGTTTTAAGAATTGACGGAGGTTTAAATTTATAA
- a CDS encoding septal ring lytic transglycosylase RlpA family protein, translated as MKKIITMLSVLSLSLSLTAKENTTQNQENNSQNIIFIRKEMMKKADSLDFNVSKSDNKSVMTIRKEDLDNFTHYQSGVASFYSKSLNGSKTSNGERHVSTAMVAAHKSLPFGTKVKVTNLNNGKSVIVRINDRGPFVKGRVIDLSYAAFSQIESPGKGVTKVELQVLK; from the coding sequence ATGAAAAAAATAATTACAATGCTATCAGTTTTGTCATTATCACTATCATTAACAGCAAAAGAGAATACAACACAAAATCAGGAAAATAATAGTCAAAATATAATTTTTATAAGAAAAGAAATGATGAAAAAAGCCGATAGTTTAGATTTTAATGTTTCAAAAAGTGACAATAAGTCGGTTATGACAATAAGAAAAGAAGATTTGGATAATTTTACTCACTATCAAAGTGGTGTGGCTTCTTTTTATAGCAAAAGCTTGAACGGAAGTAAAACTTCAAATGGAGAAAGACATGTATCAACTGCAATGGTAGCAGCTCACAAAAGTTTACCATTTGGAACAAAAGTAAAAGTTACAAATTTAAATAATGGAAAATCCGTTATTGTGAGAATTAATGACAGAGGACCTTTTGTCAAAGGAAGAGTTATTGATCTAAGTTATGCGGCATTTTCACAAATTGAAAGTCCTGGAAAAGGTGTAACAAAAGTGGAATTACAAGTATTAAAATAA
- a CDS encoding serine/threonine protein phosphatase, giving the protein MAKKNEFSYSYRDDNDSTGANKLLKKAVLLFIISAILVAISHFFLIKEKESLVSKAPILKENKEKLTKELGEINDQIKYTEDGNKRTQEIIKKYDK; this is encoded by the coding sequence ATGGCTAAAAAAAATGAATTTTCTTACAGTTACAGAGATGACAATGATTCGACAGGAGCAAACAAACTGTTAAAAAAAGCGGTATTATTGTTTATAATTTCTGCAATTTTGGTTGCAATATCACATTTTTTCTTAATTAAGGAAAAAGAATCTTTGGTGTCAAAAGCTCCTATTTTAAAAGAAAATAAGGAAAAATTGACAAAAGAGCTTGGTGAAATTAATGATCAAATTAAGTATACTGAAGATGGAAATAAAAGAACACAAGAAATTATAAAAAAATATGACAAATAA
- a CDS encoding polysaccharide deacetylase family protein → MKKGIAIIGIIAACAGFAYSGWHILGTTSKLVKNHSLNSNIKKLEKEKSKKEKVLDELTKKNEELTAKYEQMKKDGKIKIVHLTFDDGPSNNTEKILEILKRNNIKATFFVIGRNQNKYKEIIDAGHAIGLHSYTHDYKYIYANEHNFFEDLYRLRDAVKAKTGKDVRITRFPGGSSNAIASKALKQQIITRMAREGYIYHDWNCDSTDASGNGVPVQKLIKYGICTNHPEIDVLMHDTNVKGTTVQALQTIIDGYRKAGYSFEVITPSSMKIQHVKQPELKDLKK, encoded by the coding sequence ATGAAAAAAGGAATAGCAATAATTGGAATAATTGCTGCCTGTGCAGGATTTGCATACTCAGGTTGGCATATTTTAGGAACAACATCTAAATTAGTAAAAAATCATAGTTTAAACAGCAACATTAAAAAATTGGAAAAAGAAAAAAGTAAAAAAGAAAAAGTTTTGGATGAATTGACTAAAAAGAATGAAGAACTTACAGCAAAATACGAACAAATGAAAAAAGATGGAAAAATAAAAATAGTTCATTTGACATTTGACGACGGTCCTTCAAATAATACTGAGAAAATTTTGGAAATATTAAAAAGAAATAACATAAAAGCAACTTTTTTTGTGATAGGACGTAACCAAAATAAATATAAGGAAATAATAGACGCAGGACATGCAATAGGGCTTCACAGTTATACACATGATTACAAATATATTTATGCAAATGAACACAATTTCTTTGAAGATTTGTATAGATTACGGGATGCTGTAAAAGCTAAAACTGGAAAAGATGTTAGAATTACAAGATTCCCTGGAGGTTCTAGCAATGCAATTGCATCAAAAGCCTTGAAACAACAAATTATTACTAGAATGGCAAGAGAAGGGTATATTTATCACGATTGGAACTGTGATTCAACAGATGCTAGTGGAAATGGAGTACCTGTACAAAAATTAATTAAATATGGAATTTGTACTAATCACCCAGAAATTGATGTTTTGATGCACGACACAAATGTTAAAGGAACAACTGTTCAAGCATTGCAAACTATTATTGATGGATATAGAAAAGCAGGATACAGTTTTGAAGTAATTACACCTAGCAGCATGAAAATTCAGCATGTAAAACAACCTGAATTAAAAGATTTGAAAAAATAG
- a CDS encoding ribonuclease H family protein, which yields MAKVYAYYLVNSGTSGILESWEECKKVVLKKKARYKSFENIKEAQEWLDSGAKYEKKEKNDIEIISKIFQSDIDCLAIYFDAGTGRGNGVEVRLSDYKGNPLLYKILPKEKINEFGNYYVAKHRTNNFGELVGLYAALVFAKKYDIKKIMGDSSLVLDYWSMGRYNAGNLESDTIELIKKVTLMRKKFENQNGIIKKISGDINPADLGFHK from the coding sequence ATGGCAAAAGTATATGCTTATTATTTGGTGAATAGCGGCACAAGCGGAATTTTAGAAAGCTGGGAAGAATGCAAAAAAGTTGTTTTAAAGAAAAAGGCTAGATATAAATCTTTTGAAAATATAAAAGAAGCACAGGAATGGCTTGACTCTGGAGCAAAATATGAAAAAAAAGAAAAGAACGACATCGAAATTATAAGTAAAATTTTTCAAAGCGACATAGATTGCTTGGCAATTTATTTTGATGCAGGAACTGGAAGAGGTAATGGAGTCGAAGTAAGACTATCAGATTATAAGGGAAACCCACTTTTATACAAAATTTTACCCAAAGAAAAGATTAATGAATTTGGAAATTACTATGTTGCAAAACATAGGACAAATAATTTTGGAGAATTAGTTGGACTTTATGCAGCATTAGTTTTTGCTAAAAAATATGACATAAAAAAAATTATGGGAGATAGTTCGCTTGTGCTTGATTACTGGTCTATGGGACGCTATAACGCAGGTAATCTTGAATCTGACACAATAGAGCTTATAAAAAAAGTTACTCTGATGAGAAAAAAATTTGAAAATCAAAATGGAATCATTAAAAAAATTTCAGGGGACATAAACCCTGCTGATTTGGGATTTCATAAATAA